The following are encoded together in the Bacteroidota bacterium genome:
- a CDS encoding porin family protein, producing the protein MKKVLLSLLLLFVAILLSAQNKEYEDVVYLKNGSIIYGQIVEQVPGEYIKIKSGERNVFVFRMEEIDKIVVEEKKPPISPRKQRYNSIQIKKKGYEALVGTSFFVSPPYFFGENENPTANGFGVSLTNAYRFSPRFSIGVGIGFERYDEKIKALPVFIDIQYLFVEYPVAPAISLNGGYAFGWSTNESIPERYKTGDEAGISIAPMIGVKFVYHKHASLFLRLGYKLQELSRYDVHYNYPSNSYSVGKYFYNMILVKAEFVY; encoded by the coding sequence ATGAAAAAAGTCCTTTTATCCTTACTGCTCCTGTTTGTCGCCATTTTATTATCAGCCCAGAATAAAGAATATGAGGATGTTGTTTATTTGAAGAACGGAAGTATTATATACGGACAGATCGTCGAACAGGTACCCGGGGAATATATAAAAATCAAGTCGGGTGAGAGAAATGTATTCGTTTTCAGGATGGAAGAAATTGACAAAATCGTGGTGGAAGAAAAAAAGCCACCTATATCGCCCAGGAAACAGCGCTATAATAGTATTCAGATAAAGAAAAAAGGATATGAGGCACTGGTGGGTACGAGTTTTTTTGTTTCACCTCCCTATTTTTTTGGAGAGAATGAAAATCCGACCGCGAATGGTTTCGGGGTCTCACTGACCAATGCCTACCGGTTTTCACCCCGGTTTTCGATCGGTGTCGGGATAGGATTTGAAAGGTACGATGAAAAAATTAAAGCCCTTCCGGTATTCATTGACATACAATATTTGTTTGTCGAATACCCCGTGGCGCCTGCCATAAGCCTGAACGGCGGTTATGCGTTCGGATGGAGTACAAATGAAAGTATCCCTGAACGTTACAAGACCGGCGACGAGGCCGGAATATCCATTGCCCCCATGATCGGGGTGAAGTTCGTTTACCATAAACATGCCTCCCTCTTTCTCCGTTTAGGTTATAAATTGCAGGAGCTTTCCAGGTATGATGTGCATTATAATTATCCCTCTAACTCCTATAGCGTGGGAAAATACTTCTATAATATGATTTTAGTCAAGGCAGAATTTGTTTATTAA